The following are encoded in a window of Oncorhynchus mykiss isolate Arlee chromosome 31, USDA_OmykA_1.1, whole genome shotgun sequence genomic DNA:
- the urp1 gene encoding urotensin-related peptide 1, with product MLSLALFYILAVICSARRTHALPLYPDTSLEPQEELIQKLVAEVEDGENAELTDQREVKNLYPLLMQRSGARGAWNKAGAKDSVQQDKFVNMVDDLKEVVLKLAAADKLRSQGFLRSEQNLPKTNKRACFWKYCVTN from the exons ATGCTGTCCTTAGCACTGTTCTACATTTTGGCTGTTATTTGCTCTGCCAGACGGACGCATGCTCTACCACTGTATCCAGACACAAGCTTGGAACCTCAAGAAG AGCTGATCCAGAAGTTGGTGGCggaggtggaggatggagagaacgCTGAGctgactgaccagagagaggtgaaGAATCTCTACCCTCTCCTGATGCAGCGCAGTGGCGCCAGGGGTGCATGGAATAAAGCAG GAGCTAAAGATTCTGTGCAGCAGGATAAATTTGTCAACATG GTTGATGATCTGAAGGAGGTGGTGTTGAAGCTCGCTGCAGCCGACAAGCTTCGCTCTCAGGGCTTCCTTCGGTCTGAGCAGAATTTGCCGAAAACCAACAAGAGAG CTTGCTTCTGGAAATACTGTGTGACAAACTAG
- the LOC110505171 gene encoding C1GALT1-specific chaperone 1, with protein sequence MLSEGSSFMKGMALGGIFCLLLSLLGSFTPGMQSSPEDQHHHHHIKAPTNDELQSLSEPQMVELSQKVRVYCVIMVQPKVLVYWATAKDTWGKHCDQAVFYSSESAKALEAVDLNEQDEWAKLHKALKHAYDNSGDLRWFFVARPTTFAIIENLKYLVLAKDPNEPFYIGHTVKSGELEYVEYESGIVLSYEALRRLVNVFKDGEKCPERGRSLWKLSEEKQLAICLKYTGVFAENGEDTQGKGLFNSKSVGSLIEDGMSKNSLDVVEGCCSDLAITFSGMSPNQMQVMMFGVYRLRPYGHNFHDSLIFLPPDGSDND encoded by the coding sequence ATGTTGTCGGAAGGCAGCTCCTTCATGAAGGGGATGGCCCTGGGAGGCATATTCTGCCTGTTGTTGTCCCTGTTAGGGAGCTTCACACCGGGCATGCAGTCTAGCCCAGAggaccagcaccaccaccaccacatcaagGCTCCCACCAACGATGAGCTACAGAGCCTGTCCGAGCCCCAGATGGTGGAGCTGAGCCAGAAGGTGCGAGTCTATTGCGTCATCATGGTTCAGCCTAAGGTCCTAGTGTATTGGGCCACAGCCAAGGACACCTGGGGTAAACACTGCGACCAGGCTGTATTCTACAGCTCTGAGTCAGCCAAAGCTCTGGAAGCGGTGGACCTTAACGAACAGGACGAGTGGGCCAAGCTGCACAAGGCCCTGAAGCACGCGTACGACAATTCCGGTGACCTGCGCTGGTTCTTTGTGGCGCGGCCTACCACCTTTGCCATTATTGAGAACCTCAAGTACCTCGTTCTGGCCAAAGACCCCAACGAGCCCTTTTACATCGGCCACACCGTGAAATCGGGCGAACTGGAGTACGTTGAGTATGAGAGCGGCATCGTGCTGAGCTACGAGGCCCTCAGAAGGCTGGTGAACGTGTTCAAAGACGGGGAGAAGTGTCCAGAGCGAGGCAGGTCCCTTTGGAAGCTAAGCGAGGAGAAACAGCTGGCTATATGTCTGAAGTACACTGGGGTCTTTGCAGAGAATGGTGAGGACACACAGGGCAAGGGGCTGTTCAACAGTAAGAGTGTGGGTTCACTCATCGAAGACGGCATGTCAAAAAACTCTTTGGATGTGGTGGAGGGCTGTTGCTCTGACTTAGCCATCACCTTTAGCGGAATGTCACCAAACCAGATGCAGGTCATGATGTTTGGGGTTTACAGACTACGCCCGTATGGGCACAACTTCCATGATTCCTTGATATTCCTGCCCCCCGATGGCTCTGACAATGATTAA
- the clic2 gene encoding chloride intracellular channel protein 2 codes for MALRQNSDKDPTIELFIKAGHDGENVGNCPFCQRLFMVLWLKGVKFTVTTVDMRKKPAELKDLAPGTNPPFLLYNGTLKTDFIKIEEFLEQTLAPPRYPHLSPVNKESFDVGADIFAKFSSFIKNNPANTTFQEKALLREFKRLDLYLNSPVPEEIDHNSRESITLSKRKFLDGNHLTLADCNLLPKLHVIKIAAKKYCDFDIPAQFTGVWRYLNNAYEREEFSQTCPANIEIEKAYLDVTNKRL; via the exons GCTGGCCACGATGGAGAGAACGTGGGCAACTGCCCATTCTGCCAGAGGCTCTTCATGGTCCTGTGGCTGAAAGGAGTCAAGTTCACCGTTACCACCGTCGACATGAGGAA GAAGCCAGCAGAGCTGAAGGATTTGGCACCAGGGACCAACCCCCCGTTCCTCCTGTACAACGGAACCCTCAAGACAGACTTTATCAAGATCGAGGAGTTTCTGGAGCAAACACTGGCCCCTCCCAG GTATCCACACCTTAGCCCAGTCAACAAAGAGTCCTTTGACGTGGGTGCGGACATTTTCGCCAAGTTCTCCTCTTTCATCAAGAACAACCCAGCCAACACTACTT TCCAAGAGAAGGCGCTGCTCCGGGAGTTCAAGCGGCTGGATCTCTACCTGAACTCCCCCGTCCCCGAAGAGATTGACCACAACTCCAGAGAAAGCATCACCCTCTCCAAGAGAAAGTTCCTGGATGGCAACCATCTCACCCTGGCAGATTGCAACCTGCTGCCCAAGCTGCATGTCATCAAG ATTGCTGCCAAGAAGTACTGTGACTTTGACATCCCGGCGCAGTTCACCGGTGTTTGGAGGTACCTGAACAATGCCTACGAGAGGGAGGAGTTCAGTCAGACCTGCCCTGCCAACATCGAGATCGAGAAGGCTTACCTGGACGTGACCAATAAGAGGCTGTAA